One genomic window of Polyangium aurulentum includes the following:
- a CDS encoding WD40/YVTN/BNR-like repeat-containing protein: protein MASRILVGTRKGTFIVEKKNGSWKPRLAGHAGGGVNYVARDPYTGKLWALLGFGHWGAKLSVSTDEGETWNDNPAQIKYPEGARYIGQDMYEDAGSDFGVGIKIVTRPATVQKLWIIGFGPGGAVYVGTIPGGLFVSRDGGGSFELNRPLWNHESRGGDLFSGEGKGETKWFGTPASEGGEFAPGIHSIVVDPRNPKRMLLAVSTAGVIETADGGETWQPRNNGMRLDHTPEPDAEWGHDTHYIEQCEGDPEHIWQQNHVGIYYSSDGAKSWRKVSRPEQGVHFGFPITADAKDGRTAWVVPGKSDMQRMAVDGALFVARTKDGGETWEQLRRGLPQEQAYDVILRHALANKDGAVAFGSTTGNLYVSDDGGDGWTTAANNLPPIYSVRFA from the coding sequence ATGGCAAGCCGTATCCTGGTAGGCACGCGCAAAGGCACGTTCATCGTCGAAAAAAAGAATGGCTCGTGGAAGCCGCGCCTCGCGGGGCATGCCGGCGGCGGCGTCAACTATGTCGCGCGCGATCCCTACACAGGCAAACTCTGGGCGCTGCTCGGCTTCGGCCACTGGGGCGCCAAGCTGTCCGTCTCCACGGATGAAGGCGAGACCTGGAACGACAACCCCGCCCAGATCAAGTATCCCGAGGGCGCTCGCTACATCGGCCAGGACATGTACGAAGACGCCGGCAGCGACTTCGGCGTCGGTATCAAGATCGTCACGCGTCCGGCCACGGTACAGAAGCTCTGGATCATCGGCTTCGGCCCGGGCGGCGCGGTCTACGTGGGCACCATCCCGGGTGGCTTGTTCGTCAGCCGCGACGGCGGCGGCTCGTTCGAGCTCAACCGGCCGCTCTGGAACCACGAATCACGCGGCGGCGACCTGTTCAGCGGCGAGGGCAAAGGCGAGACGAAATGGTTTGGCACGCCGGCCTCCGAGGGCGGCGAGTTCGCCCCGGGCATCCACTCGATCGTGGTGGACCCGCGCAACCCGAAGCGAATGCTCCTCGCCGTGTCCACGGCCGGCGTCATCGAAACAGCGGACGGTGGAGAGACCTGGCAGCCGCGCAACAACGGCATGCGGCTCGATCACACGCCCGAACCAGACGCCGAGTGGGGCCACGATACGCATTACATCGAGCAATGCGAGGGCGATCCCGAACATATCTGGCAGCAGAATCACGTCGGTATCTACTACAGCAGCGACGGCGCAAAGAGCTGGCGCAAGGTGAGCCGCCCAGAGCAAGGCGTGCATTTCGGCTTTCCCATTACCGCGGACGCGAAGGACGGACGCACGGCGTGGGTCGTGCCCGGGAAGTCGGACATGCAGCGAATGGCCGTCGACGGCGCGCTCTTCGTGGCTCGCACGAAGGACGGCGGTGAGACCTGGGAGCAACTCCGCCGCGGTTTGCCTCAAGAGCAAGCCTATGACGTCATCTTGCGCCACGCGCTCGCCAACAAAGACGGCGCCGTGGCTTTCGGCAGCACCACGGGCAACCTCTACGTGAGCGATGACGGCGGAGACGGCTGGACGACCGCCGCCAACAACCTGCCGCCCATCTATTCCGTACGCTTCGCCTGA
- a CDS encoding YjzC family protein: protein MAKVGDRFHTSDKCETTGSYVFDGYYPGGETTPSPTSEERVIPMRAGNDFPPIRSQSRSAYWKLQRIG, encoded by the coding sequence ATGGCTAAGGTTGGCGACCGATTCCACACGAGCGACAAGTGCGAGACGACCGGCTCCTACGTCTTCGATGGCTACTATCCCGGAGGTGAAACCACGCCATCGCCGACGAGTGAGGAGCGCGTGATCCCGATGCGCGCCGGCAATGACTTCCCGCCGATCCGGTCACAGAGCCGCTCGGCATACTGGAAGTTGCAGCGCATCGGCTGA
- a CDS encoding MXAN_6652 family MXYO-CTERM-anchored protein, whose amino-acid sequence MHSLFRVAGLVAVSALWSSPALATSTGVAGQSGKDGATCITCHKGGAPATVELEGPTTLEPGATGHYSFVIRGGSAKTGGLGIAVDNAEADLQIGSSGMKKLGAELTHSAPQPFEGEELRFDFSLVAPATDVTLTLFGAGNSSNADLVPEGDKAAATKMTVTVGKGSPVDVPAGEGEEDSGGGCGAAGSSPVWSLMMVGLASFRRRQR is encoded by the coding sequence ATGCATTCTCTGTTCCGTGTCGCAGGTTTGGTCGCCGTTTCAGCGCTGTGGTCGTCTCCTGCTCTCGCCACCAGCACGGGCGTCGCAGGACAGTCCGGCAAGGACGGGGCGACGTGCATCACGTGTCACAAGGGCGGAGCGCCGGCGACCGTGGAGCTCGAGGGCCCCACGACCCTGGAGCCGGGGGCCACGGGCCATTACAGCTTCGTCATCCGGGGAGGGTCCGCAAAGACGGGAGGGCTCGGCATTGCCGTGGACAACGCGGAGGCCGACCTCCAGATCGGCAGCAGCGGGATGAAGAAGCTGGGGGCCGAGTTGACGCATTCCGCCCCGCAGCCTTTCGAGGGGGAGGAGCTGCGCTTCGACTTCTCGCTCGTCGCGCCCGCGACCGATGTGACCCTCACGCTCTTCGGGGCCGGCAATTCCTCCAACGCGGACCTCGTCCCAGAGGGGGACAAGGCCGCAGCCACCAAAATGACCGTGACGGTGGGAAAGGGCTCGCCCGTCGATGTTCCAGCGGGAGAGGGGGAGGAGGACAGCGGTGGCGGATGCGGCGCCGCTGGGAGCTCGCCCGTGTGGAGCCTCATGATGGTAGGCCTGGCGTCGTTCCGGCGTCGCCAGCGCTGA
- a CDS encoding MoaD/ThiS family protein, with protein MPSVHLTRHLYTFFPHLEGQTIIVEASTAGEVVAALERLAPGIGFYICDELGRLRTHVNIFVGKQMIRDRKGLTDAVAANDEVHILQALSGG; from the coding sequence ATGCCGTCTGTCCACCTGACGCGTCACCTCTACACCTTCTTCCCGCACCTCGAAGGTCAAACCATCATCGTCGAGGCGTCGACAGCAGGTGAGGTCGTAGCGGCCCTGGAGAGGCTCGCGCCCGGCATCGGCTTCTACATCTGCGACGAGCTCGGTCGATTGCGGACGCACGTAAACATCTTCGTCGGCAAGCAGATGATCCGCGACCGTAAGGGGCTCACGGACGCAGTCGCTGCCAACGACGAGGTCCACATTCTGCAAGCGTTGAGCGGAGGTTGA
- a CDS encoding MxcI protein, with protein MKNVVKITSAQLSAGMLALALFTGCADSEEQKGDENGPLYAITTQLLTGDPVDSYVIVTDQAEQTASLSLDNAIRVSGRALGVGIPRSGALYVVSDDSATVTRYTLDGPKLEPTGTVSFASLGVKSLGEYQANFQFVSETKAYFFDGATAQVVIWNPEQMTVTGNIPLDALAIPDAVLAFSGAAVRLDGQLLMPVGWRPVSGVGITPKAGVVSIDTATDEATIATDERCGYTHDAAIGSDGKVYIATEAYGAAVRRLMGEEAPAPCLLKFDPQTRAFDPDFHRTLEELVGGGTAGTLVPGPPGTAYVRVLDETIAPVLEGTHPRTIASGTGWQWWELSLDTLTATPKASFPATSGSVFLFESENHTLYTEFGAGAASTTLRVLEDDGKPTVTTQGLSFSFVQLR; from the coding sequence ATGAAAAACGTGGTCAAAATTACTTCTGCGCAGCTTTCCGCCGGCATGCTCGCCCTGGCCCTGTTCACGGGCTGTGCCGACTCGGAGGAGCAGAAGGGCGACGAAAACGGGCCGCTGTACGCCATCACCACGCAACTGCTCACCGGCGATCCGGTCGACAGCTACGTCATCGTGACGGACCAGGCGGAGCAGACGGCGTCGCTCTCTCTGGACAACGCCATCCGGGTGTCCGGCCGTGCGCTGGGCGTGGGCATCCCCAGATCCGGCGCGCTCTATGTCGTGAGCGACGACAGCGCGACGGTGACCCGCTACACGCTCGACGGCCCGAAGCTGGAGCCGACGGGCACCGTGAGCTTCGCCAGCCTGGGGGTGAAGTCACTCGGGGAGTACCAGGCCAACTTCCAGTTCGTCTCCGAGACCAAGGCCTATTTCTTCGATGGGGCCACCGCCCAGGTCGTCATCTGGAACCCCGAGCAGATGACGGTGACGGGCAACATCCCGCTCGACGCGCTGGCCATCCCGGATGCGGTCCTGGCCTTCTCGGGCGCGGCGGTACGGCTCGACGGTCAGCTCCTCATGCCCGTGGGTTGGCGCCCCGTCTCGGGCGTGGGAATCACTCCCAAGGCGGGCGTGGTCTCCATCGACACGGCGACCGACGAGGCCACCATCGCGACGGACGAGCGGTGTGGGTACACGCATGACGCCGCCATTGGCTCCGACGGCAAGGTGTACATCGCGACGGAGGCGTATGGAGCGGCGGTGCGCCGGCTTATGGGCGAGGAGGCGCCAGCGCCGTGCCTGCTCAAATTCGATCCCCAGACGCGCGCCTTCGATCCCGACTTTCACCGGACGCTCGAGGAGCTCGTGGGCGGCGGCACCGCGGGCACGCTTGTCCCAGGCCCTCCGGGGACGGCGTACGTGCGCGTGCTCGATGAGACCATCGCCCCGGTGCTGGAAGGCACCCATCCCCGCACCATTGCGAGCGGGACGGGCTGGCAGTGGTGGGAGCTATCGCTCGACACGCTGACCGCGACGCCGAAGGCCAGCTTCCCGGCGACCTCGGGCAGCGTGTTTCTTTTCGAGTCGGAGAACCACACCCTCTACACCGAGTTCGGAGCGGGCGCCGCGTCCACCACCCTGCGCGTGCTGGAGGACGATGGCAAACCCACGGTGACCACGCAGGGGCTCTCCTTCTCCTTCGTCCAGCTTCGTTAG
- a CDS encoding IgGFc-binding protein, with translation MLEPDKPLPDAGGGGGAGGGIDIPDSGVGCCDIMCSSDMTAVIDCDGNVLEQCTPDQGCANAKCIDNPCEAAKISQSSYGCDYWAIKTALRQQPDLACFAAFVANIWTKPVKLNVSYDGQALQPDTFAYIPKISANGDIDYTPYDNAKGIGVGEAAILFLSRLPGASVPICPEPAALDIETGVLGTGKGKGFHIQSDYPIAAYQIVPYGGGIAAVPSATLLLPTSAWHTNYLAVNAYQAAPDGDPNNPFNGYPALEIVAREDATKVTILPKMPIVGGAGVMPAVANTPVTYELNAGEFLQITQPDELTGSVIASDKAVAVFGASTGMKVPTNVSGWDSGQQQLAPVRALGSEYVAVRYKSRSAAMEESTKWRIVGAVDGTELTWEGTKPAGAPATINQGQIVELDGPGPFVVRSQAANHPFYLGSYMTGGAPFANDGDPDWVNVVPPQQYLKRYVFFTDPTYPETSLVVVRAPNLDGTFDDVQLKCRGILDGWQKIGGYEYTRVNLVTGNFSRVDGCTNGRHEMSSDSPFAVTVWGWGTTPPSKLVSYAYPAGAGVFPINAVKIPTTPQ, from the coding sequence GTGCTCGAGCCGGACAAGCCATTGCCTGATGCGGGCGGCGGAGGTGGAGCGGGGGGCGGCATCGACATTCCGGACAGCGGCGTCGGCTGCTGCGACATCATGTGCTCCAGCGACATGACCGCCGTCATCGATTGCGATGGCAACGTGCTCGAGCAGTGCACCCCCGACCAGGGATGCGCCAATGCGAAGTGCATCGACAATCCCTGCGAGGCCGCGAAGATCTCGCAGAGCTCTTACGGCTGTGACTACTGGGCCATCAAGACCGCGCTCCGCCAGCAACCCGACCTCGCCTGCTTCGCCGCCTTCGTCGCCAACATCTGGACGAAGCCCGTGAAGCTGAACGTCTCCTACGACGGCCAGGCGCTCCAGCCCGATACCTTCGCGTACATCCCCAAGATCAGCGCCAACGGGGACATCGACTACACGCCCTACGACAACGCCAAGGGGATCGGCGTGGGCGAGGCGGCGATCCTGTTCCTGTCGCGTCTCCCGGGCGCCAGCGTCCCCATTTGCCCCGAGCCCGCCGCGCTCGATATCGAGACCGGCGTCCTGGGCACCGGCAAGGGCAAGGGCTTCCACATTCAAAGCGACTACCCGATCGCCGCCTACCAGATCGTCCCCTACGGCGGCGGCATCGCGGCGGTCCCCTCGGCGACCCTGCTGCTGCCGACGAGCGCCTGGCATACCAACTATCTCGCGGTCAACGCCTACCAGGCCGCGCCCGACGGCGATCCCAACAACCCCTTCAATGGCTACCCCGCACTCGAGATCGTCGCGCGCGAGGACGCCACCAAGGTCACCATCTTGCCCAAGATGCCGATCGTCGGCGGCGCGGGCGTGATGCCCGCGGTGGCGAACACGCCGGTCACCTACGAGCTCAACGCGGGCGAATTCCTGCAGATCACCCAGCCCGACGAGCTGACGGGCAGCGTCATCGCGAGCGATAAGGCCGTCGCCGTCTTCGGCGCCTCGACCGGCATGAAGGTCCCGACGAACGTGAGCGGCTGGGACTCGGGCCAGCAGCAGCTCGCGCCCGTGCGTGCGCTCGGCAGCGAGTACGTGGCCGTGCGCTACAAGAGCCGCAGCGCCGCAATGGAGGAGTCGACCAAATGGCGCATCGTCGGCGCGGTCGACGGCACCGAGCTCACCTGGGAAGGCACGAAGCCCGCGGGCGCGCCCGCCACGATCAACCAGGGCCAGATCGTCGAGCTCGACGGACCCGGCCCCTTCGTCGTGCGCAGCCAGGCCGCGAATCATCCATTCTACCTCGGCAGTTACATGACCGGCGGCGCTCCATTCGCGAACGACGGGGATCCCGACTGGGTGAACGTGGTGCCTCCCCAGCAGTATCTGAAGCGTTACGTGTTTTTCACGGACCCGACCTATCCGGAGACGAGCCTCGTGGTCGTCCGCGCGCCGAACCTCGACGGCACCTTCGACGACGTCCAATTGAAGTGCCGCGGCATTCTCGATGGCTGGCAGAAGATCGGCGGCTACGAGTACACGCGCGTCAACCTCGTGACCGGCAACTTCTCGAGGGTCGACGGCTGCACCAACGGCCGGCACGAGATGTCGAGCGACAGCCCCTTCGCCGTCACCGTCTGGGGCTGGGGCACGACGCCGCCGAGCAAGCTCGTCTCCTACGCATACCCTGCCGGCGCGGGCGTCTTTCCCATCAACGCGGTCAAGATCCCGACCACTCCGCAGTAA
- a CDS encoding recombinase family protein, whose protein sequence is MRTADRLQDMGAKGKRARGAGIGGGVRVDVPRDVAIRETAGERPTVIHAGPVVEDPASVKRVLTVGRGSLHGDDVRRVLAYRRVSTMEQMRVGNSLEMQDEEIRRYCEYARLPDPVDFEETESGGAESEEKREKIAALLKSVRRGDLVIVSKIDRFSRDIVFTISAVREIIKRGARFLSLAERFDASTPEGETQMALWASIAQMERARIRERTEGNRKRLRAQGKFVEGQPPFGYVRARVTDSGEKPRRLDVDPSKAAIVREMFDLCLKGESAVAISKHLRAKYRGVAAFGRAWVLWVLKNRVYAGQLALTPVRPCNNRATTQLPADWVDAHEPIISVETWIAAQEALIGRRSYGLKARADSSTREWLIRGLARCALCGTIIAARPNAKNSRYKHSGYYACSKRYVPGEDGIRCLASKNYRREEMDEHISRLAVRHMKNLQTYLMRPPPPPKDAPNFAGQRAHWQKKKKELVSLLVDGAFSIDDIKAKGRQIDQRLAEIDAAESEHAAEASADTVENRRRALAWVEMVAKTWDTLPPQARRAALAAMCESLTISPDGPSFQWCDAAAMAVRHAEGKLPAFNGEAIPQPPRPKRRAPGETSAEGAPSLPPADDVTG, encoded by the coding sequence ATGCGAACGGCGGACAGGCTCCAGGACATGGGGGCGAAGGGCAAGCGGGCACGGGGGGCGGGCATCGGTGGAGGGGTGCGCGTTGACGTTCCGCGCGACGTCGCGATCAGGGAGACCGCGGGCGAGCGTCCTACCGTGATCCATGCCGGGCCCGTTGTGGAAGATCCGGCCAGTGTCAAGCGCGTTCTGACGGTCGGGCGCGGCTCGCTCCATGGTGACGACGTGCGGCGGGTCCTGGCGTACCGGCGCGTTTCCACGATGGAACAGATGCGCGTCGGGAATTCTCTGGAGATGCAAGACGAGGAGATCCGCCGGTATTGCGAATATGCGAGACTCCCGGATCCCGTTGACTTTGAGGAGACGGAATCAGGCGGCGCAGAGTCCGAGGAGAAGCGGGAGAAGATCGCGGCCCTTCTCAAATCGGTTCGGCGCGGGGATCTGGTGATCGTGTCGAAGATCGATCGCTTCTCCCGTGACATCGTGTTCACGATCTCGGCCGTTCGGGAGATCATCAAGCGGGGCGCGCGCTTCCTCTCGCTCGCGGAACGGTTCGACGCCTCGACCCCCGAGGGAGAGACGCAAATGGCTTTGTGGGCGTCGATCGCCCAGATGGAGCGCGCACGCATCCGAGAGCGCACGGAGGGCAATCGGAAGCGGCTACGCGCCCAGGGGAAGTTTGTAGAGGGGCAACCCCCGTTCGGATACGTGCGCGCGCGGGTCACGGACTCGGGCGAGAAGCCGCGCCGGCTGGACGTGGATCCGAGCAAAGCGGCCATCGTGCGGGAGATGTTCGATCTTTGCCTGAAAGGCGAAAGCGCCGTGGCAATCAGCAAGCATCTTCGGGCGAAATATCGGGGCGTGGCAGCGTTCGGCCGTGCATGGGTGCTATGGGTGCTCAAGAATCGCGTGTATGCCGGACAGCTTGCACTGACCCCGGTTCGCCCGTGCAACAATCGCGCGACAACACAGCTACCCGCGGACTGGGTAGACGCCCATGAACCGATTATCAGCGTAGAGACGTGGATCGCAGCACAAGAGGCGTTGATCGGCCGTCGCTCCTACGGGCTAAAGGCAAGGGCGGATTCCAGCACGCGCGAATGGTTGATCCGAGGGCTCGCCCGATGCGCGCTTTGCGGCACCATCATTGCCGCCCGTCCGAACGCGAAGAACTCCCGTTACAAGCATAGCGGCTATTACGCTTGCTCAAAGCGCTATGTGCCGGGGGAGGACGGGATCCGCTGCCTGGCGTCGAAGAACTACCGGCGCGAGGAGATGGACGAGCATATCTCTCGGCTCGCCGTCCGGCATATGAAGAACCTGCAAACCTACCTCATGCGTCCCCCGCCCCCGCCCAAGGACGCGCCGAATTTTGCAGGGCAGCGCGCGCACTGGCAAAAGAAGAAGAAAGAACTCGTTTCGCTGCTAGTCGATGGCGCGTTTTCGATCGACGATATCAAGGCCAAGGGGAGGCAGATCGATCAGCGGCTTGCCGAGATCGACGCGGCGGAAAGCGAGCACGCGGCGGAAGCTTCGGCCGATACCGTCGAGAATCGACGCCGGGCGCTCGCATGGGTCGAGATGGTTGCGAAGACATGGGACACCCTGCCCCCGCAAGCGCGCCGGGCGGCGCTCGCGGCAATGTGCGAGAGCTTGACGATTAGCCCTGACGGTCCCTCGTTTCAATGGTGCGACGCTGCGGCCATGGCGGTACGTCACGCGGAGGGGAAGCTACCGGCGTTCAACGGGGAAGCGATCCCGCAACCCCCGCGCCCGAAGCGGCGCGCGCCGGGCGAGACGAGCGCGGAGGGTGCGCCGAGCTTGCCCCCGGCTGATGACGTGACGGGCTAG
- a CDS encoding serine/threonine-protein kinase, with the protein MVDDRFVLEHPAGIGGMGEIFRATDQRSGEPVALKVLLHGHAPERIRFEREAQVLAELHHPAIVRYVAHGVTRSGEPYLVMEWLDGEDLARRLQRSRLSIGESLTFGVRTAQALGAAHAHGIIHRDLKPSNLFLVRGQTEQVKVLDFGIARLGDRTQLTQTGTALGTPGYMAPEQARGERMLTSQVDVFALGCVLFECLTGSPAFAGDHIMAVLAKILFAESPRLHERLPEVPSDLDALVARMLAKKPEERPRDGAVVAAALAALGGAPSETRKEPEPSVSLSLTGGERQTLSVVLLGRERSLDGPTPSSSEMPARISLVSRGRSRDVATKQALDVALPLAAQELRRTVAAYGGQLEVLADGSVIATITGARVATDQAALAARCALALRTLSPGRPMALATGQGEVGGKLPVGDAIDRAASMLSARARALPQAGELAPIAIDEVTGGLLDGRFDVREGDHELELHAEHELAGCTRTLLGRPTTCVGRERELSALEGVFSECVDESVAHAVLITAPAGIGKSRLAHEFTRMVRQWGRPVEIWSCRGDPLRAGSAFGLLGQVLRNACDIRDGELLAVRQDKLRERVARHVPAADRRRVTEFLGEVVGASLPDAESAPLRAARQDAQLMAEQLRRAWEDFMKAETSAQPVLLVLEDLHWGDMLTVRFVDLALRSLSGRPFMVLGLARPEVHELFPRLWKERDVQEVRLRGLTRKASERLVRQVLGDEVSSDTLESLVKQADGHAFYLEELIRAVAERKGEVLPQTIIAMVQARLKGLESEARRVLRAASIYGEAFCKPYVFRREDQGSTRLSHRNIWVFLGHREGRIPGRSGPGGQFWIGAGRARGDVGEGGPRELAHGRGGTRGARRTGGPRELAHGRGGIRGARRTGGPRELAHGRGSARRSPRGARARPT; encoded by the coding sequence GTGGTCGATGACCGCTTCGTGCTCGAGCATCCGGCGGGCATCGGGGGGATGGGGGAGATCTTCCGCGCGACGGATCAGCGCTCCGGCGAGCCCGTGGCGCTCAAGGTGCTGCTCCACGGACATGCGCCGGAGCGAATCCGATTCGAGCGCGAAGCGCAGGTGCTGGCGGAGCTGCATCACCCCGCGATCGTCCGTTACGTGGCGCACGGCGTGACGCGGTCTGGCGAGCCCTACCTGGTCATGGAGTGGCTCGACGGTGAGGATCTCGCGCGGCGTCTTCAGCGCTCCAGGCTCTCGATCGGCGAGTCGCTCACGTTCGGCGTGCGCACGGCGCAGGCGCTCGGAGCGGCGCACGCGCATGGGATCATCCATCGCGATCTGAAGCCCAGTAACCTATTTCTTGTGCGCGGTCAGACCGAGCAGGTCAAGGTGCTCGATTTCGGCATTGCACGGCTCGGCGACAGGACGCAGCTCACGCAGACGGGGACGGCGCTCGGGACGCCCGGGTACATGGCGCCGGAGCAGGCGCGCGGCGAGCGGATGCTGACTTCCCAGGTGGATGTGTTCGCCCTCGGATGCGTGCTCTTCGAGTGCTTGACCGGGTCGCCCGCATTCGCCGGTGATCACATCATGGCCGTGCTCGCAAAGATCTTGTTTGCCGAGTCGCCCCGGCTGCACGAGCGCCTCCCCGAGGTTCCGAGCGACCTCGACGCGCTCGTCGCGCGGATGCTCGCCAAAAAGCCGGAGGAGCGGCCTCGCGACGGCGCGGTGGTCGCGGCGGCTCTCGCGGCGCTCGGAGGAGCGCCCTCGGAGACGCGTAAAGAGCCGGAGCCGTCCGTATCCCTGTCGCTCACGGGCGGCGAACGGCAGACGCTGTCGGTGGTCCTCTTGGGCCGGGAGCGATCGCTCGATGGGCCAACCCCTTCATCTTCGGAGATGCCTGCGCGGATCTCGCTCGTGAGCCGGGGGCGATCGCGCGATGTCGCGACGAAGCAGGCGCTCGACGTGGCCTTGCCGCTCGCGGCGCAAGAGCTGCGCCGCACGGTGGCGGCTTATGGTGGACAGCTCGAGGTCCTGGCGGATGGATCGGTGATTGCCACGATCACGGGCGCGCGCGTCGCGACCGATCAGGCCGCATTGGCAGCGCGGTGCGCCCTCGCGCTGCGGACGCTCTCGCCGGGACGTCCCATGGCGCTCGCAACAGGGCAAGGCGAGGTGGGGGGCAAGCTCCCCGTGGGCGACGCCATCGATCGCGCCGCGAGCATGCTCTCGGCGCGCGCGCGAGCCCTCCCGCAGGCGGGAGAGCTTGCACCGATCGCCATCGACGAGGTCACGGGGGGGCTGCTCGATGGCAGGTTCGATGTGCGGGAGGGAGACCACGAGCTCGAGCTCCACGCCGAGCACGAGCTCGCGGGATGCACACGGACGCTGCTCGGCAGGCCCACGACGTGCGTCGGGCGAGAGCGGGAGCTGTCGGCGCTCGAAGGGGTCTTCAGCGAATGCGTGGACGAGTCGGTGGCGCATGCGGTGCTGATCACGGCGCCCGCCGGCATCGGCAAATCGCGCCTCGCACACGAGTTCACGCGCATGGTCCGGCAGTGGGGGAGGCCCGTCGAGATCTGGTCCTGCCGTGGGGATCCGCTTCGCGCAGGCTCGGCCTTTGGTTTGCTCGGCCAGGTCCTGCGCAATGCTTGTGACATCCGCGATGGTGAGCTGCTCGCGGTGCGACAGGACAAACTCCGGGAGCGGGTCGCGCGGCACGTGCCCGCGGCGGATCGGCGGCGCGTGACCGAATTTCTGGGCGAGGTCGTGGGAGCGTCATTGCCGGACGCCGAGAGCGCGCCTCTGCGCGCTGCGCGGCAGGACGCGCAGCTCATGGCCGAGCAGCTGCGCCGCGCCTGGGAGGACTTCATGAAGGCCGAGACCTCGGCGCAGCCGGTCCTGCTCGTGCTCGAGGATCTGCACTGGGGCGATATGCTGACCGTACGATTCGTGGATCTGGCGCTCCGGAGCCTGAGCGGACGGCCCTTCATGGTGCTCGGCCTGGCGCGCCCCGAGGTGCACGAGCTTTTCCCACGGCTCTGGAAGGAGCGCGATGTGCAGGAGGTTCGCCTCCGAGGGCTGACGCGCAAGGCGAGCGAACGGCTGGTCAGGCAGGTGCTCGGCGACGAGGTGAGCTCTGACACGCTGGAGAGCCTGGTGAAGCAGGCGGATGGCCACGCGTTCTATCTCGAGGAATTGATCCGGGCCGTGGCCGAGCGCAAGGGGGAGGTGCTGCCGCAGACGATCATTGCCATGGTGCAGGCGCGGCTCAAAGGGCTGGAGTCGGAGGCGCGGCGCGTGCTGCGGGCAGCGAGCATTTACGGGGAGGCATTCTGCAAGCCCTATGTTTTTCGTAGAGAAGATCAGGGGTCTACGCGGCTAAGTCATCGGAACATTTGGGTCTTCCTGGGGCACCGGGAGGGGCGGATCCCCGGCCGATCGGGGCCAGGGGGTCAGTTTTGGATCGGAGCGGGGCGCGCTCGGGGGGACGTCGGGGAGGGCGGACCGCGCGAGCTTGCGCACGGGCGCGGAGGGACACGCGGGGCGCGGAGGACGGGCGGACCGCGCGAGCTTGCGCACGGGCGCGGAGGGATACGCGGGGCGCGGAGGACGGGCGGACCGCGCGAGCTTGCGCACGGGCGCGGAAGCGCGCGGCGCAGCCCTCGGGGCGCTCGTGCTCGCCCGACGTGA